A section of the Haliaeetus albicilla chromosome 6, bHalAlb1.1, whole genome shotgun sequence genome encodes:
- the GPR15 gene encoding G-protein coupled receptor 15: MRTACPEMELTQLSPVTTVTFNYDYYYDDNCQYQHLQHMSTFLPILYTAVFLVGIAGNSILIVALVFKQRVQRLIDVFIINLAASDFIFLTTLPFWVDKEVSDESWRVGSFLCKASSYVISVNMYCSILLLTCMSADRYLAIMHPSIARRVRTRSYSSGLCICVWLLSCCLGMPTLLSRELKKQYGKTYCTDKAVTETKQIVSLMLLILAFFFPLLSILTFYYSITRRLCVHYQRAGKHDKKLRKSIKIVFIVVAAFVISWVPFNIFKLMAILLGLLKQPDCFPNMVAQLGMKVSSPFAFANSCANPFIYYCFDNYIRRAMLRCLCPRVKISSSSSNSDTLDSRLSHSLSNFAAGEYATRKRKRSVSL, from the coding sequence ATGAGGACAGCTTGTCCAGAAATGGAACTCACCCAGCTTTCGCCCGTGACTACAGTCACTTTCAACTATGACTACTACTACGATGACAACTGCCAGTATCAGCATCTGCAACATATGTCTACTTTCCTCCCTATCCTGTACACTGCTGTGTTCCTGGTGGGCATCGCCGGCAACTCTATCCTGATAGTAGCCTTGGTCTTCAAGCAACGGGTCCAAAGGCTGATCGATGTCTTTATCATCAACCTCGCTGCATCTGACTTCATCTTCCTCACCACGCTGCCATTCTGGGTGGACAAGGAGGTGTCGGACGAGAGCTGGAGGGTAGGATCTTTCCTCTGTAAGGCTAGTTCCTATGTCATCTCAGTCAACATGTActgcagcatcctcctcctgaCTTGTATGAGTGCTGACCGGTACCTTGCTATCATGCATCCCTCTATCGCTAGACGCGTCAGAACAAGATCCTATTCCAGTGGACTCTGCATCTGTGTCTGGTTATTATCCTGCTGCTTAGGGATGCCAACCCTCCTGTCCAGAGAACTGAAGAAGCAATATGGAAAGACTTACTGCACAGACAAAGCCGTGACAGAAACCAAACAGATCGTCTCACTGATGCTTTTAATCCTGGCCTTCTTCTTCCCACTGTTGAGTATCTTAACCTTTTACTACTCTATCACCAGGAGACTCTGTGTACATTATCAGAGAGCTGGGAAACACGAtaagaaactgagaaaatccATCAAGATTGTCTTCATTGTAGTGGCGGCTTTTGTTATCTCCTGGGTTCCCTTCAATATTTTCAAGCTTATGGCCATCCTTTTGGGACTCCTGAAGCAGCCTGACTGTTTTCCCAACATGGTTGCCCAGCTGGGCATGAAGGTGAGCAGCCCTTTTGCTTTTGCCAATAGCTGTGCCAACCCTTTCATTTACTATTGCTTTGACAACTACATCCGCAGAGCCATGCTCCGGTGCCTGTGCCCACGGGTCaaaatcagcagcagcagcagcaactctGATACTCTGGACAGTCGCCTGAGCCACTCCTTATCCAATTTTGCTGCGGGGGAGTATGCCACTAGGAAGAGGAAGCGCTCTGTGTCCCTCTGA